The following is a genomic window from Amycolatopsis cihanbeyliensis.
AGTACCGGGATGGGCGTGCGCGCGCTGGCCGAGCGGGTCGCCCGGTTCGGTGGCAAGGTCAGCCTGGTGCGGGACGAGGACGGTGGGTGCACGCTGCGCGCGTGGTTGCCCGAGGTCGAGGCGCGGGTGGCCAGGTGAACATCAAGGTCATGGTGGTCGACGACCACCCCGTGGTGCGCGACGGTGTCACCCTGCTGCTGCGTTCCGACCCCGCGCTGTCCCTGGTGGGAGCGGCCGAGTCCGGCCGCTCGGCGCTCGAGCGCGTCGGCAGGCTGCGGCCGGACGTGGTGCTGCTGGATCTGCGGCTGCCGGACATGCTCGCCCCGGAGGTGATCGCCGGGTTGCGGCAGCGGCATGCCCCGACCAGGGTCGTGGTGTTCACCGCGCACGGGGATCATCAGGGCGTGCTGGCCGCGCTGGACGCCGGCGCCAGCGGGTGCCTGCTCAAGGACATGGCGGGCACCGACCTGGTGGCCGCGCTGCGCAGGGTGCTGCGCGGGGAGCGGGTGGTGGACCCGCGG
Proteins encoded in this region:
- a CDS encoding response regulator → MNIKVMVVDDHPVVRDGVTLLLRSDPALSLVGAAESGRSALERVGRLRPDVVLLDLRLPDMLAPEVIAGLRQRHAPTRVVVFTAHGDHQGVLAALDAGASGCLLKDMAGTDLVAALRRVLRGERVVDPRILPDAEHRSDALARSGLTRREYEVLRLAAQGQTNPEIAESTGLTRNTVKTYLQAALHKLGARNRVEAIGKANEAGLL